The proteins below are encoded in one region of Rhinolophus sinicus isolate RSC01 linkage group LG07, ASM3656204v1, whole genome shotgun sequence:
- the PNLIP gene encoding pancreatic triacylglycerol lipase — protein MMLIWTLSLLLGTVVGKEICFKRLGCFSDDVPWAGIVERPLKILPWGPKDVNTRFLLYTNENPNGFQEIIADASTIEASNFKTDRKTRFIIHGFIDKGEENWLANMCRNLFQVESVNCICVDWKSGSRTGYTQASQNIRIVGAEVAYFIEVLQSEFGYSPSNVHIIGHSLGSHAAGEAGRRTNGTVGRITGLDPAEPCFEGTPELVRLDPSDALFVDVIHTDAAPVIPNMGFGMSQTVGHLDFFPNGGKDMPGCQKNILSQIVDIDGIWEGSRDFVACNHLRSYKYYSDSILSPNGFAGFPCDSYSDFTANKCFPCPSEGCPQMGHYADRFSGKTKGESQTFYLNTGDASSFARWRYKVTVTLSGKKVRGHVLVSLFGSKGNSKQYEIFKGSLKPDSIHSNEIDSNVDVGELEKVKFVWYNNVINPTLPRVGASQITVERNDGKVFNFCSHDTVREDVLLTLTPC, from the exons aTGATGCTAATCTGGACCCTTTCGCTGCTGCTGGGAACAGTGGTAG GAAAAGAAATCTGTTTCAAACGACTTGGCTGCTTCAGCGATGATGTCCCCTGGGCGGGAATTGTGGAAAGACCGCTCAAAATACTGCCCTGGGGTCCAAAAGATGTCAACACCCGCTTCCTCCTGTACACTAACGAGAACCCAAACGGCTTTCAA GAAATCATTGCAGATGCATCAACCATTGAGGCCTCCAATTTCAAAACGGATAGAAAAACCCGCTTTATTATTCACGGATTCATAGACAAGGGAGAAGAAAATTGGCTGGCCAACATGTGCAGG AACCTGTTTCAGGTAGAAAGTGTGAACTGCATCTGTGTAGACTGGAAAAGTGGCTCCCGAACCGGCTACACCCAGGCCTCACAGAACATCCGGATTGTGGGGGCAGAAGTGGCGTATTTTATTGAAGTTCTTCAG TCGGAATTTGGGTACTCACCTTCCAACGTCCACATCATTGGCCATAGCCTGGGTTCCCACGCTGCTGGGGAGGCAGGACGGAGAACCAATGGGACCGTTGGACGGATCACAG GGTTGGACCCAGCTGAGCCTTGCTTTGAGGGAACACCTGAATTAGTCCGACTGGACCCCAGTGATGCCCTATTTGTGGATGTAATTCACACAGATGCTGCCCCCGTAATCCCCAACATGG ggTTTGGAATGAGCCAAACTGTGGGACACCTGGATTTCTTTCCCAATGGAGGAAAAGACATGCCTGGATGTCAGAAGAACATTCTCTCTCAGATTGTTGACATAGATGGGATCTGGGAAG GCTCTCGTGACTTCGTGGCCTGCAACCACTTACGAAGCTACAAGTATTACTCTGACAGTATCCTCAGCCCCAATGGCTTTGCTGGGTTCCCCTGTGACTCTTACAGCGACTTCACCGCC AACAAGTGCTTCCCCTGTCCAAGTGAAGGCTGCCCACAGATGGGTCATTATGCTGACAGATTTTCTGGGAAAACAAAGGGAGAAAGCCAGACATTTTATCTAAACACTGGTGATGCCAGCAGTTTTGCCC GTTGGAGGTACAAAGTAACTGTTACTCTGTCTGGAAAGAAGGTTCGAGGACATGTGCTGGTTTCTTTGTTTGGAAGTAAAGGAAACTCTAAGCAGTATGAAATTTTCAA GGGTTCTCTCAAACCAGACAGTATTCATTCCAATGAAATTGACTCCAATGTGGATGTTGGAGAGTTGGAGAAGGTCAAGTTTGTTTGGTACAACAACGTGATCAACCCAACTCTACCCAGAGTGGGAGCATCCCAGATCACAGTggaaagaaatgatggaaaagt GTTCAACTTCTGTAGTCATGACACCGTGAGGGAAGACGTTCTACTCACTCTCACCCCTTGTTAG